In one Moritella sp. 5 genomic region, the following are encoded:
- a CDS encoding response regulator — translation MSTKKQILVVDDDVEIKELLSEYLEQAGFSVLTAGEGKEMQRVLATNTPNLIVLDVMMPGDDGFTLCQKIRRTSQVPIIMLTANSDEADRIVGLEIGADDYMAKPFSPRELLARIKALLRRSNYTKPTQGRYFVFAHWKLDTLTRQLINQHDCSTTELSGSEFNMLKLFVTNPNQVLSRDALSDATRGREALPLERGIDIQLSRLRQKLGDNSKSPTLIKTIRGRGYVLITEVSYDD, via the coding sequence ATGAGCACCAAAAAGCAAATATTAGTAGTTGACGATGACGTTGAGATCAAAGAGTTACTCAGTGAATATCTCGAACAAGCTGGATTTTCAGTGCTTACGGCCGGTGAAGGTAAAGAAATGCAACGCGTTTTAGCTACCAATACGCCCAATCTGATAGTCTTAGATGTGATGATGCCAGGTGATGATGGTTTTACCTTATGCCAAAAAATTCGCCGAACCTCACAAGTACCTATAATCATGTTAACAGCAAACTCAGATGAAGCAGATCGTATTGTCGGCTTAGAAATTGGCGCAGATGATTACATGGCCAAACCTTTTAGTCCACGAGAATTGCTGGCTCGAATCAAAGCCTTATTACGCCGCTCAAATTACACTAAGCCAACCCAAGGGCGCTATTTTGTGTTTGCTCATTGGAAGCTTGATACATTAACGCGCCAATTAATTAATCAACATGATTGCAGTACAACAGAACTGTCAGGCAGTGAATTCAATATGTTAAAACTGTTTGTGACGAACCCAAATCAAGTACTAAGTCGTGATGCCCTTTCGGATGCTACCCGCGGGCGAGAAGCGCTGCCCCTTGAGCGAGGTATCGATATACAACTGAGTCGATTACGTCAAAAACTAGGAGATAATAGTAAAAGTCCGACCTTAATTAAGACCATCCGCGGACGTGGTTATGTATTGATCACCGAAGTCTCTTATGACGATTAA
- the yccS gene encoding YccS family putative transporter: protein MLQQWRKLTYLTANSNFFIALKAFLASITLLIPGYFLELSAFSVTAVLGIVAAVISEGDDSIKQRIINSLLALLCFAVSSLLVSLLFPYPLFFLIGSCLFSFAIIILGSLGKRYVTISFATLMIAVYTMLGLSHDAESAAVLTTEFEFNPYSLLLIAGAAWYFIISTVLLKVTLYNPIREQLADIYFSLGLYQQEKAKFFSQEKHDHKTIRHTLSTLNINIVNAMSACRTNIDYHMDRSLSHELQHLIHLYQEAQELHEKMTSSHFHYDSLKRNLNNNLIISGFEQVLKQLASACKQRANATLYKQAYAHDNGLTWSLAILKQELLTLEKSVEWQLFGPLKLLFRNLRKADELLINSEPTSEHEFLVMAPRERLSIKQRLTNALHLSSPVFRHAIRLTIGIALGIGIIFASDLHGYWVVLTTLFVLQPSYSATRLKLKQRISGTLMGIIIGAILLYLFPTERSQLLLLAISAFLFFYYLRKNYSRAVTYITLLVLLAFNVLYQQGYIVTIPRIIDTLTGCSIAYLLAKLVLPNWQYKQFPKYLVEAITANQAYFHEIINQYVSGKNNELPYRVSRRKAYVADSHLTASWKDMQVEPNDKRHKLNHVYDISRRNHAMLSELSALGVHRNKIIDVRLQQDLRLVEQMITRALAQTKNTILSPINDDNFYISELERLLKRYKNDDNKHTLLLIQKLKQIEKITEELQIMADEMNLISDTPARSNVQES, encoded by the coding sequence ATGCTACAGCAATGGCGAAAGCTGACTTATTTAACAGCCAACAGTAATTTTTTTATTGCGCTAAAAGCATTTTTAGCATCAATAACCTTATTGATCCCTGGCTATTTTCTCGAATTATCGGCCTTTTCAGTCACTGCCGTACTCGGCATTGTGGCCGCGGTAATTTCAGAAGGTGATGACAGTATTAAGCAGCGTATTATTAATAGTTTACTGGCGTTACTTTGCTTTGCAGTCTCCTCATTATTAGTCAGCCTGCTATTCCCTTATCCTTTATTTTTTTTAATTGGCAGTTGTTTATTTAGCTTTGCGATCATCATTCTTGGTTCCTTAGGTAAACGCTATGTCACCATCAGTTTTGCGACGTTGATGATTGCAGTTTATACAATGCTAGGACTAAGCCATGATGCTGAATCTGCAGCCGTACTCACTACTGAATTCGAATTTAATCCTTATTCTTTACTTCTTATTGCCGGTGCGGCTTGGTATTTTATTATCTCGACAGTCCTGCTTAAGGTAACTTTATATAACCCGATCAGAGAGCAACTAGCTGACATTTATTTTTCACTGGGTCTATACCAACAAGAAAAAGCCAAATTCTTCTCACAAGAAAAACATGATCATAAAACCATTCGCCATACTTTATCGACGTTGAATATTAATATCGTCAATGCCATGTCCGCATGTCGCACCAACATTGACTATCATATGGATAGAAGTCTATCTCATGAACTTCAGCACTTGATACACCTTTATCAAGAAGCGCAAGAACTCCATGAAAAAATGACATCTAGCCATTTTCATTATGATTCACTCAAGCGTAATTTAAATAACAATTTGATTATCAGCGGGTTTGAGCAGGTGTTAAAACAACTGGCCAGTGCTTGTAAACAAAGAGCTAATGCAACGCTATACAAGCAAGCTTATGCTCATGATAATGGCCTGACTTGGTCATTGGCTATTTTAAAACAAGAATTGCTGACATTAGAAAAGTCTGTGGAATGGCAACTCTTTGGACCGCTAAAATTATTGTTTCGTAATTTACGCAAGGCTGATGAGCTATTAATTAATAGCGAGCCCACAAGTGAGCATGAATTCTTAGTCATGGCGCCACGTGAGCGATTATCAATAAAGCAACGACTCACTAACGCATTACACTTATCCAGCCCAGTGTTCCGCCATGCAATTCGCTTAACCATAGGTATCGCATTAGGAATAGGGATTATTTTTGCTTCTGATCTACATGGCTATTGGGTGGTGTTGACGACATTATTTGTGCTTCAGCCCAGTTACAGTGCAACTCGACTTAAATTAAAACAGCGTATCTCAGGTACGTTGATGGGTATCATCATCGGTGCTATTTTACTCTACCTATTCCCGACAGAACGTAGTCAGTTGTTATTGTTAGCAATATCGGCATTTTTGTTCTTTTATTATTTACGTAAAAATTACAGCCGCGCGGTTACCTATATAACATTACTGGTATTACTGGCCTTTAACGTGCTTTACCAACAAGGTTATATCGTTACGATCCCACGCATAATAGATACCTTAACGGGTTGTAGTATTGCCTACCTACTGGCTAAGTTAGTACTGCCAAACTGGCAATATAAGCAGTTCCCTAAGTACTTGGTCGAAGCGATCACCGCTAATCAGGCTTACTTTCACGAGATAATTAATCAATATGTCTCAGGGAAAAACAATGAATTACCGTATCGCGTTTCGCGCCGTAAAGCCTATGTAGCAGATAGCCACTTAACAGCCTCTTGGAAAGACATGCAGGTAGAGCCTAACGATAAGCGGCATAAACTGAATCATGTTTACGATATATCTCGTCGTAACCATGCCATGTTATCGGAATTATCTGCATTAGGCGTACACAGAAATAAAATTATTGATGTGAGATTACAGCAAGACCTACGCTTAGTGGAGCAAATGATTACCCGGGCTTTAGCACAAACGAAAAACACTATTTTATCGCCAATCAATGACGATAATTTTTATATTAGTGAGCTTGAGAGGTTACTCAAACGCTATAAAAATGATGATAATAAACATACGCTATTATTAATTCAGAAGTTGAAACAGATAGAAAAAATTACTGAAGAGTTGCAAATAATGGCTGATGAGATGAATCTAATTTCAGATACTCCTGCACGTAGTAACGTGCAAGAGTCATGA
- a CDS encoding ABC transporter substrate-binding protein has protein sequence MSSIISNRIQRLFILLSVLFTSPVIASQVEVLHWWTSGGELDALSELQSKVEETDNTWLDFAIKGGGGNTALTVLRSRAVSGNPPTAALIKGHNIQEWAKLGFLTSLDDIAKQEQWDAKLPEFIKPVMKYQGHYVAVPINIHRINWLWFNETIFNKANIAIPRDLAELITTLPQLEAAGYLPIAHTSEPWADAILFESISLSILGAELYKQAFVELNPQVLASPTMIRAFAKLRTISLFIDENAKNRTWEQSTKLLIEDQAAIQIMGDWVAGKLLQEKQTLNTKIRCIPFPGTEGIFSYNIDSFAFFKLKSVSSEVKQAQNTLASIILTPELQRDFNAKKGSLPIIDTTNKGSFNACTQQAYQDYQQATRDNTLVPTFSQAMATTTYVQSAITRVISSFIYDKSITNEAAVVQLANAIKAAQ, from the coding sequence ATGAGCTCCATCATCAGTAATCGCATCCAACGACTCTTTATACTACTGAGTGTTTTATTCACTTCCCCTGTAATAGCAAGCCAAGTAGAAGTATTGCATTGGTGGACATCTGGTGGTGAACTAGATGCGCTCAGTGAGCTGCAAAGTAAAGTCGAAGAAACCGACAATACCTGGCTCGACTTTGCCATTAAAGGTGGCGGTGGTAATACAGCCTTAACAGTATTACGTTCGCGGGCTGTATCAGGTAATCCACCGACAGCGGCGTTAATCAAAGGCCATAATATTCAAGAATGGGCAAAACTGGGGTTTCTAACCTCATTAGACGACATTGCTAAACAAGAACAATGGGATGCCAAGCTCCCAGAGTTTATTAAGCCAGTAATGAAATACCAAGGGCATTACGTAGCAGTACCAATTAATATTCATCGTATTAATTGGTTATGGTTCAATGAAACAATTTTTAACAAAGCAAATATTGCAATTCCTCGTGATCTCGCAGAGCTTATCACGACATTACCACAGCTTGAAGCCGCGGGTTACTTACCGATCGCTCATACATCTGAACCTTGGGCTGATGCGATTTTATTTGAGTCGATCAGTTTATCCATTTTAGGAGCTGAGCTATATAAACAGGCTTTTGTCGAACTTAATCCACAAGTATTAGCATCACCGACAATGATCCGAGCCTTTGCTAAATTACGTACTATATCGCTATTCATCGACGAAAATGCCAAAAATAGAACTTGGGAACAATCCACCAAACTCTTAATTGAAGACCAAGCAGCAATACAAATCATGGGTGATTGGGTAGCAGGTAAATTACTCCAAGAAAAGCAGACATTAAATACCAAGATCCGCTGTATTCCCTTCCCTGGCACTGAAGGTATATTTAGCTATAACATTGATAGTTTCGCTTTTTTTAAATTAAAAAGTGTATCATCAGAAGTAAAACAAGCGCAAAACACCCTAGCAAGTATCATATTAACACCGGAATTACAGCGTGACTTTAACGCAAAAAAAGGTTCACTGCCGATTATTGATACCACTAATAAGGGTAGTTTTAATGCTTGTACGCAGCAGGCATACCAAGACTATCAACAAGCAACCCGAGACAACACATTAGTGCCGACCTTTTCTCAAGCTATGGCAACGACAACCTATGTGCAGTCAGCAATTACAAGGGTAATCAGTAGTTTTATTTATGATAAAAGTATTACTAATGAAGCGGCAGTAGTACAACTCGCCAATGCCATTAAAGCAGCACAGTAA
- a CDS encoding YigZ family protein produces the protein MIANSPYFVLEQAYEYTEEIKKSRFITYLAPTKGRQIAEQFVRTIKAQHPDARHHCWAFVAGRPSDGQQYGFSDDGEPSGTAGKPILHCLMGSDVGEMTAVVVRYYGGIKLGTGGLARAYAGGVQQVLKLIDPIECFIYTELNLTCDYAQIAAIERLFSVYNGKLKHAEYGEQVIMQLDVDARHAQAFIIAVKNKTNGQVNVKVVD, from the coding sequence ATGATAGCGAATAGCCCTTATTTTGTTTTAGAACAGGCCTATGAATATACTGAAGAAATAAAAAAAAGCCGTTTTATTACTTATCTAGCACCAACTAAAGGACGCCAAATAGCCGAGCAATTTGTTCGGACAATTAAAGCGCAACACCCTGATGCGCGTCATCATTGTTGGGCATTTGTTGCTGGACGTCCCAGTGACGGGCAACAATATGGTTTTAGTGATGACGGTGAACCTTCAGGTACCGCGGGTAAGCCTATTCTTCATTGCTTAATGGGCAGTGACGTAGGGGAGATGACCGCAGTTGTTGTACGTTATTATGGTGGAATTAAATTAGGTACTGGAGGGTTAGCGCGTGCATATGCAGGCGGTGTACAACAAGTATTAAAATTGATTGATCCTATTGAATGCTTTATATATACAGAACTTAATTTAACTTGTGATTATGCTCAAATAGCCGCAATAGAGCGCTTATTTTCAGTATATAATGGTAAATTAAAACATGCCGAATATGGTGAACAAGTAATAATGCAGCTTGATGTTGATGCAAGGCATGCGCAAGCGTTTATTATTGCGGTTAAAAACAAAACGAATGGCCAAGTTAATGTCAAAGTGGTCGATTAA
- the fadB gene encoding fatty acid oxidation complex subunit alpha FadB produces the protein MIYQAEQLSVTLLEDGIAELKYDAKGPVNKFDQATLQALTEAVKVLQTNSDIKGLIQTSGKGAFIVGADITEFLELFKLPDAELLGWLEQANAVFNAIEDLPYPTISAVNGHALGGGCEAILATDFRVADTTARIGLPETKLGIMPGFGGTVRLPRLIGADNAVEWITTGKDYKAPAALKFGTVDAVVAPEKLRDAALSMIKDAIAGKLNWQSRRAQKQAPLGLNKIEATMSFSTALGMVYAKAGKHYPAPTAAVKTIQAAARMDRTGALGAEAATFIKLAKTDAAQALVGLFLSDQALKAGAKKAAKAGKATNKAAVLGAGIMGGGIAYQSAVKGTPVIMKDINDAALDLGMSTASGLLTTQLKRGRIDGTKLAKVISSITPTLSYNSVDEADIIVEAVVENPKIKAAVLAELEDNVSADTVITSNTSTIPINVLAKSLKRPEQFCGMHFFNPVHKMPLVEIIRGEKSSDETIATTVAYAAKMGKTPIVVNDCPGFFVNRVLFPYFFGFSKLIADGADFVAVDKVMEKEFGWPMGPAYLLDVVGIDTGHHAAAVMADGFPERMAKTGKDSIDVMFEATRYGQKNGVGFYSYAKDRRGRVQKTPDAKSYELLAEVASEKADFSKDDIIARCMIPMINEVVRCLEEGIVATPGDADMALIYGIGFPPFRGGVFRYLDTIGLDKYIELADSFADLGPLYQVTDGLRQRAADGKTFY, from the coding sequence ATGATTTACCAAGCCGAACAACTCTCGGTCACTCTATTAGAAGATGGCATCGCAGAATTAAAATATGACGCGAAAGGCCCAGTTAATAAATTTGATCAAGCAACATTACAAGCATTAACTGAAGCTGTAAAAGTATTACAGACTAATTCAGACATTAAAGGACTAATTCAAACATCAGGTAAAGGTGCATTCATCGTTGGCGCCGATATCACTGAATTCCTTGAACTCTTTAAACTACCTGACGCTGAATTATTAGGTTGGTTGGAACAAGCAAATGCAGTATTCAATGCCATTGAAGACCTGCCATATCCAACAATCTCTGCAGTAAACGGGCATGCACTTGGCGGTGGTTGTGAAGCAATTCTTGCAACAGACTTCCGTGTAGCAGACACCACAGCACGTATCGGTTTACCTGAAACTAAATTAGGTATCATGCCTGGTTTCGGTGGCACAGTACGTTTACCACGTCTGATCGGTGCTGATAATGCCGTTGAATGGATCACAACTGGTAAAGATTATAAAGCACCTGCTGCCCTTAAATTTGGCACTGTAGATGCGGTTGTAGCACCAGAAAAATTACGTGATGCTGCACTCTCTATGATTAAAGATGCGATTGCAGGAAAACTTAACTGGCAATCACGTCGAGCGCAAAAACAAGCACCATTAGGTTTAAATAAAATTGAAGCAACAATGAGCTTCTCTACTGCACTTGGCATGGTATACGCGAAAGCAGGTAAACATTACCCAGCACCAACAGCGGCAGTGAAGACAATTCAAGCAGCAGCAAGAATGGACCGTACCGGTGCTCTTGGTGCAGAAGCAGCAACATTCATTAAACTTGCTAAAACAGATGCAGCACAAGCACTCGTTGGCTTATTCCTAAGTGACCAAGCATTAAAAGCTGGCGCGAAGAAAGCGGCAAAAGCAGGTAAAGCAACAAATAAAGCAGCCGTACTTGGCGCTGGTATCATGGGTGGCGGTATCGCTTACCAATCAGCAGTGAAAGGTACGCCAGTTATCATGAAAGACATCAATGATGCTGCACTTGATCTTGGTATGTCTACGGCATCAGGTTTATTAACAACGCAACTTAAGCGTGGCCGTATTGACGGTACTAAATTGGCTAAAGTTATTTCTTCAATCACACCAACGCTAAGCTATAACTCAGTTGATGAAGCTGACATTATCGTTGAAGCGGTTGTTGAGAATCCAAAAATTAAAGCTGCTGTACTGGCTGAATTAGAAGACAACGTAAGTGCTGACACAGTCATCACTTCAAATACGTCTACTATTCCAATTAATGTACTAGCGAAGAGCTTAAAACGCCCAGAACAATTCTGTGGTATGCACTTCTTCAACCCTGTGCATAAAATGCCATTAGTCGAAATCATCCGTGGTGAAAAATCATCTGATGAAACAATTGCGACTACAGTTGCATACGCAGCGAAAATGGGCAAAACGCCTATCGTTGTAAATGATTGCCCTGGTTTCTTCGTTAACCGCGTATTATTCCCATACTTCTTTGGCTTTTCAAAACTAATCGCTGATGGCGCAGATTTTGTAGCTGTAGATAAAGTTATGGAAAAAGAATTCGGTTGGCCAATGGGTCCAGCATACTTGCTAGACGTTGTTGGTATTGATACAGGCCACCATGCTGCAGCTGTGATGGCTGACGGTTTCCCTGAACGTATGGCTAAAACAGGCAAAGATTCTATCGATGTTATGTTTGAAGCAACACGTTATGGTCAGAAAAATGGTGTTGGTTTCTACTCTTACGCTAAAGACCGTCGTGGTCGCGTACAAAAAACACCGGATGCAAAAAGCTATGAGCTGCTTGCTGAAGTTGCAAGCGAAAAAGCTGATTTCTCGAAAGATGACATTATCGCTCGCTGTATGATCCCAATGATTAACGAAGTTGTTCGTTGTCTTGAAGAAGGTATTGTTGCTACTCCAGGTGATGCTGATATGGCACTTATCTATGGTATTGGCTTCCCTCCATTCCGTGGTGGTGTATTCCGTTACTTAGATACTATCGGTCTAGATAAATACATTGAATTAGCAGATTCATTTGCTGATTTAGGACCACTTTACCAAGTAACTGATGGCTTGCGTCAACGCGCAGCTGACGGCAAAACTTTTTACTAA
- the fadA gene encoding acetyl-CoA C-acyltransferase FadA, which yields MRDVVVVDCLRTPMGRSKAGAFRHVRAEDLSAKLMKGLLDRNPEVDPNDIEDVYWGCVQQTLEQGFNIARNASLLAGIPITAGATTVNRLCGSSMQAIHDATRAIAMGDGDVMIIGGVEHMGHVPMNHGVDFHVGLAKSTAKAAGMMGLTAEMLGKLHGITREQQDAFAVRSHKLAQAATESGRFKREILPIEGHDADGILKLYDFDEVIRPETSMESLGNLRPVFDPVNGTVTAGTSSALSDGASAMLLMSADKAKELGLKPRARVVSMAVAGCDPSIMGYGPVPATKKALKRAGLTIDDIDVFELNEAFAAQSLPCVKDLGLEDVVDTKINLNGGAISLGHPLGCSGSRISTTLVNELEVQGGKYGLATMCIGLGQGIATIFERIED from the coding sequence ATGAGAGATGTAGTTGTAGTCGATTGTCTACGTACACCTATGGGTCGTTCTAAAGCCGGTGCATTCCGTCACGTTCGTGCTGAAGATCTATCTGCAAAATTAATGAAAGGCTTGCTTGACCGTAACCCTGAAGTTGATCCAAATGACATCGAAGATGTTTATTGGGGTTGTGTTCAGCAAACACTAGAGCAAGGTTTTAATATTGCCCGTAATGCTTCATTACTTGCTGGTATCCCAATCACAGCAGGCGCAACAACCGTTAACCGTCTATGTGGCTCATCGATGCAAGCTATCCATGATGCTACGCGTGCTATCGCAATGGGCGACGGCGATGTGATGATCATTGGTGGTGTTGAGCATATGGGTCATGTTCCAATGAACCACGGTGTTGATTTCCATGTTGGTCTTGCAAAATCTACTGCGAAAGCAGCGGGTATGATGGGGCTAACAGCTGAAATGCTAGGTAAATTACACGGCATTACACGTGAGCAACAAGATGCATTTGCAGTTCGTTCTCACAAGTTAGCACAAGCAGCGACAGAATCAGGTCGTTTCAAACGTGAGATTCTACCAATTGAAGGTCACGATGCTGATGGCATTTTAAAGTTGTATGATTTTGATGAAGTGATTCGTCCAGAAACATCAATGGAAAGCCTAGGTAATTTACGTCCAGTATTTGATCCTGTAAACGGTACAGTAACAGCGGGTACGTCATCTGCATTATCAGATGGTGCTTCTGCAATGTTACTTATGTCTGCGGACAAAGCCAAAGAACTAGGTCTTAAGCCTCGTGCTCGCGTTGTATCTATGGCTGTTGCAGGTTGTGATCCATCAATAATGGGTTACGGTCCAGTACCAGCAACAAAGAAAGCACTTAAGCGTGCAGGTCTAACCATTGACGATATCGATGTATTCGAATTAAACGAAGCATTCGCAGCGCAGTCTTTACCTTGCGTTAAAGACCTTGGCTTAGAAGATGTTGTTGATACTAAAATTAACCTTAACGGTGGTGCAATCTCATTAGGTCATCCTCTCGGTTGTTCTGGTTCTCGTATCTCGACTACGTTAGTGAACGAACTTGAAGTACAAGGCGGTAAATATGGTTTAGCGACGATGTGTATCGGTCTTGGCCAAGGTATCGCGACTATCTTTGAGCGTATCGAAGACTAA
- a CDS encoding ATP-binding protein has translation MTIKEHIYRQLPSSLVSRMLLLTLLSIATAQLISTSIWYNFSKDKELEGLKNTAESMAQNIASTATFFNSLPLQYRHIVLEQLRDFGGSRYFVSLNEVEINIVPVANSEMKRVVLDEFQRVLGNKLGNNIVIKTEFSHPKTLHVLNNDILLSELPRSWAHYSLTLEPLNPPVLVIQMMLAPDEWLYIAALLPAPYVSLNDKLVSNDQLFFIFLITANLMWMIYILVRWQTKPLKKLAAAAATLSQDLDQPLLEEKGASELVIATKAFNRMHLRIKRYIDDRERLFRSISHDLKTPITRLRLRAELLNDDAKTAKFNNDLDQLEMMVKGALQCVKDTDIHENSAPIDIQELLYEITEHHNSSTEKVTFAFPKVSARYHGKPLAIKRCLTNLVENGIKYGEFLHLIVEQQQEHIVICLIDSGPGIPEDMLEDIFTPYTRIAQDSDGSGLGLSIARSIASAHGGTLTLHNRENSGLKVILRLPHKPSSRI, from the coding sequence ATGACGATTAAAGAGCATATTTACCGCCAGCTACCCAGCTCTTTAGTCTCTAGAATGTTATTACTGACACTATTATCAATAGCCACCGCGCAGTTAATTTCAACCAGTATTTGGTATAATTTTAGTAAAGATAAAGAACTCGAAGGATTAAAAAATACCGCGGAAAGCATGGCTCAAAATATAGCTTCGACCGCAACCTTCTTTAATTCCTTACCCTTGCAATATCGTCACATAGTATTAGAACAGCTACGCGATTTTGGTGGCAGCCGCTATTTTGTGTCATTAAATGAAGTCGAAATTAACATCGTTCCCGTTGCCAACAGTGAAATGAAACGTGTGGTACTCGATGAATTTCAGCGTGTACTCGGTAATAAATTGGGTAATAATATCGTCATTAAAACGGAATTTTCTCACCCAAAAACCTTACACGTATTAAACAACGATATCCTATTATCCGAATTACCCCGTTCTTGGGCGCACTACTCACTCACGCTAGAACCGTTAAATCCACCCGTATTAGTGATACAAATGATGTTAGCACCTGATGAATGGCTATATATCGCCGCATTGCTACCAGCACCTTATGTATCCCTTAATGATAAATTGGTAAGTAATGATCAACTGTTTTTCATCTTTCTTATCACCGCTAATTTAATGTGGATGATCTACATATTAGTGCGCTGGCAAACCAAACCACTTAAAAAATTGGCGGCAGCAGCTGCGACATTAAGCCAAGATTTAGACCAACCTCTGCTTGAAGAAAAAGGCGCATCGGAATTAGTGATTGCCACTAAAGCATTTAACCGTATGCACTTGCGAATAAAGCGTTATATTGACGATCGAGAACGTTTATTTCGTTCTATCTCTCACGATTTAAAAACCCCTATCACGCGATTGCGCTTACGGGCAGAGTTACTCAATGACGATGCAAAAACAGCGAAATTCAATAATGATCTCGACCAATTAGAAATGATGGTTAAAGGCGCACTACAATGTGTGAAAGATACCGATATTCACGAAAACAGTGCACCCATTGATATCCAAGAATTACTGTATGAGATCACGGAACATCATAATAGCAGCACAGAAAAAGTTACTTTCGCATTCCCAAAGGTGAGTGCTCGCTATCATGGAAAACCCCTTGCTATAAAACGCTGCTTAACTAACCTGGTTGAAAATGGAATAAAATATGGCGAGTTCTTACACCTTATCGTCGAACAACAGCAAGAGCACATCGTCATTTGTCTGATTGATTCAGGCCCAGGTATTCCAGAAGATATGTTAGAAGATATTTTTACACCTTATACACGAATAGCTCAAGATAGCGATGGTTCAGGGTTAGGTTTAAGTATTGCTCGCAGTATAGCGAGTGCCCATGGCGGTACACTCACCTTACACAATCGAGAAAATTCAGGATTAAAAGTGATCTTACGACTCCCGCATAAACCATCATCACGGATATAA